The Thermoplasma acidophilum DSM 1728 genome includes a window with the following:
- a CDS encoding ZPR1 zinc finger domain-containing protein, translating to MDVPREIETEMECPVCEANLYLIMYDTEIPYEGKISIYTYFCKECGYRKTEVYSDEKRDPKKITIRIENPDDLRIIVYRSRRADVYIPEMEASIDSAEYSNGEITTIEGIIYRIGEKLDLLAADDQNNKKIASLRKRIDGIINGKFESFTLIIMDESGKSVVHSDKAMVESMD from the coding sequence ATGGATGTGCCTAGGGAGATTGAGACGGAAATGGAGTGCCCAGTATGTGAGGCCAATCTTTACCTGATCATGTATGATACGGAGATACCCTATGAGGGCAAGATTTCCATTTACACCTATTTCTGCAAGGAGTGCGGATACAGGAAAACAGAGGTCTATTCGGATGAGAAGCGTGATCCGAAGAAGATAACCATAAGGATTGAGAACCCTGACGATCTTAGAATAATAGTGTACAGATCGAGGAGGGCTGACGTATACATACCTGAGATGGAGGCATCCATAGATTCCGCGGAATACTCAAACGGAGAGATCACAACTATAGAGGGAATAATTTACAGAATTGGAGAGAAACTTGACCTGCTTGCCGCGGATGACCAGAATAATAAGAAAATAGCCAGCCTGAGAAAGCGCATAGACGGAATAATAAACGGAAAATTTGAATCCTTCACATTGATAATAATGGACGAATCTGGAAAAAGTGTAGTTCACAGCGATAAGGCCATGGTTGAATCCATGGACTAA
- the fni gene encoding type 2 isopentenyl-diphosphate Delta-isomerase: protein MIGKRKEEHIRIAENEDVSSFHNFWDDISLMHEADPEVNYDEIDTSVDFLGKKLKFPMIISSMTGGAEIAKNINRNLAVAAERFGIGMGVGSMRAAIVDRSIEDTYSVINESHVPLKIANIGAPQLVRQDKDAVSNRDIAYIYDLIKADFLAVHFNFLQEMVQPEGDRNSKGVIDRIKDLSGSFNIIAKETGSGFSRRTAERLIDAGVKAIEVSGVSGTTFAAVEYYRARKENNLEKMRIGETFWNWGIPSPASVYYCSDLAPVIGSGGLRNGLDLAKAIAMGATAGGFARSLLKDADTDPEMLMKNIELIQREFRVALFLTGNKNVYELKFTKKVIVDPLRSWLEAK from the coding sequence ATGATAGGAAAGAGGAAGGAAGAACATATAAGAATAGCGGAAAATGAGGATGTATCTTCATTTCACAACTTCTGGGATGACATCAGCCTGATGCACGAGGCTGACCCTGAGGTCAATTACGATGAGATCGACACCTCGGTGGATTTCCTTGGAAAAAAACTGAAATTCCCCATGATCATTTCATCAATGACCGGTGGCGCTGAGATAGCGAAAAATATAAACAGGAACCTCGCTGTTGCGGCGGAGAGGTTCGGCATAGGCATGGGCGTTGGAAGCATGCGGGCAGCCATTGTTGACCGAAGCATCGAAGATACCTATTCCGTCATAAATGAGAGCCATGTGCCACTGAAGATTGCCAATATAGGTGCGCCGCAGCTTGTGAGGCAGGACAAGGATGCGGTGTCCAACAGGGACATAGCATATATATACGATCTCATAAAGGCTGATTTCCTCGCTGTACACTTCAACTTTTTGCAGGAGATGGTTCAGCCTGAGGGTGATCGAAATTCCAAGGGCGTTATAGATCGCATAAAGGATCTTTCAGGATCGTTCAACATAATAGCAAAGGAGACCGGAAGCGGTTTCAGCAGGAGAACTGCAGAGAGACTGATCGATGCGGGCGTGAAGGCGATAGAGGTATCAGGTGTCAGCGGAACCACATTTGCCGCTGTTGAGTATTACAGGGCCAGGAAGGAGAACAATCTGGAGAAGATGAGGATAGGCGAAACGTTCTGGAACTGGGGTATTCCATCGCCCGCTTCCGTTTATTACTGCAGCGACCTTGCGCCAGTGATCGGCAGCGGCGGTCTGAGAAATGGCCTAGATCTGGCCAAGGCCATAGCCATGGGAGCAACCGCCGGTGGATTCGCCAGAAGCCTGCTCAAGGATGCCGATACCGACCCAGAGATGCTTATGAAGAATATAGAGCTGATACAGCGTGAATTCCGTGTTGCTCTGTTTCTTACTGGAAATAAAAATGTTTATGAACTTAAATTTACTAAAAAGGTTATCGTTGATCCACTGAGGTCATGGCTGGAGGCAAAGTAG
- a CDS encoding isopentenyl phosphate kinase, which translates to MMILKIGGSVITDKSAYRTARTYAIRSIVKVLSGIEDLVCVVHGGGSFGHIKAMEFGLPGPKNPRSSIGYSIVHRDMENLDLMVIDAMIEMGMRPISVPISALRYDGRFDYTPLIRYIDAGFVPVSYGDVYIKDEHSYGIYSGDDIMADMAELLKPDVAVFLTDVDGIYSKDPKRNPDAVLLRDIDTNITFDRVQNDVTGGIGKKFESMVKMKSSVKNGVYLINGNHPERIGDIGKESFIGTVIR; encoded by the coding sequence ATGATGATACTGAAGATAGGCGGAAGCGTGATCACCGATAAATCCGCTTACCGGACTGCCAGGACGTACGCCATAAGGAGCATAGTTAAGGTTCTATCCGGAATCGAGGATCTGGTGTGCGTGGTTCACGGCGGCGGTTCCTTCGGCCATATAAAGGCGATGGAATTTGGACTGCCAGGCCCAAAGAACCCAAGATCCAGCATTGGATACAGCATAGTTCACAGAGACATGGAGAATCTTGATCTCATGGTCATCGATGCAATGATAGAGATGGGCATGCGACCGATATCCGTGCCAATAAGCGCCCTGCGCTATGACGGCCGCTTCGATTACACCCCTCTTATCAGGTACATAGATGCTGGTTTTGTTCCTGTATCATACGGTGACGTATATATAAAGGATGAACATTCATATGGTATATACTCTGGAGACGACATAATGGCCGACATGGCAGAACTGCTGAAACCAGATGTAGCTGTATTCCTTACCGATGTTGATGGCATCTACAGCAAGGATCCGAAGAGAAATCCTGATGCGGTGCTTCTCAGGGATATAGATACAAATATCACCTTCGATCGGGTGCAGAACGATGTTACCGGCGGTATAGGGAAGAAGTTCGAATCCATGGTGAAGATGAAGAGCAGCGTGAAAAACGGAGTTTACCTGATCAACGGGAACCATCCAGAGAGGATCGGAGACATTGGAAAGGAATCATTCATAGGTACGGTGATAAGATGA
- a CDS encoding GNAT family N-acetyltransferase, with translation MKIRSARMNLEIEEPIDIGYADDIAELANDRSLVRSIGSHSFPYPYTREDAIFFIESQRSYGNEIFRIDFLIKFDGRPAGVIGLSEINRTDSNAHVGYWVGRKFRGRGIATEALHLVVKYSTEIKIHRLYTSVVEFNYASMVVLMRNGFRIEGREEDAIRIGRKYYDFIKFARLNR, from the coding sequence ATGAAGATCAGATCCGCCAGGATGAACCTCGAGATCGAGGAGCCGATCGACATAGGCTATGCCGATGACATAGCTGAACTGGCCAATGACAGAAGCCTGGTCAGAAGCATAGGCAGCCATTCATTTCCATATCCTTATACACGGGAAGATGCAATATTCTTCATTGAATCTCAGCGATCCTATGGAAACGAGATATTCCGCATTGATTTTCTGATTAAATTCGATGGCAGGCCAGCAGGAGTCATTGGCCTCAGTGAGATAAATAGAACGGATAGCAACGCTCACGTCGGCTACTGGGTGGGAAGGAAATTCAGAGGCAGGGGAATAGCAACTGAGGCCCTTCACCTCGTTGTCAAATATTCCACGGAAATTAAGATACACAGGCTGTATACATCCGTAGTTGAATTCAACTATGCGTCAATGGTGGTGCTGATGCGAAATGGCTTCAGAATAGAGGGGCGCGAAGAGGATGCCATTAGAATTGGCAGGAAGTACTACGATTTCATAAAATTCGCAAGGCTGAACAGATGA
- a CDS encoding MBL fold metallo-hydrolase: MSGLTLEILNDGYFYLDAGAIFGVIPKAIWSRTIKDEDNTIKLATNVVYAHGDDISFLIDSGLGNNFSEKFQKIYKIEKSSDILDYIKKHGDPDSVTMIINSHLHFDHVGHNSDFRNAYTYAQSLEFRDLRYRNAVTKANYTIRYSDLKRKIAISGSRRIGKYVTVIKTGGHTPGHQVILVNTGSTRLMYLGDLVPSTFHLKLPYRTAIDIEPLKTVQMKKILIKKAIRDGYVCVFNHDPETPAALLHGDYENPTFEKVEM, translated from the coding sequence ATGTCCGGCCTGACATTGGAGATACTGAATGACGGGTACTTTTACCTTGATGCCGGTGCTATATTCGGGGTCATACCGAAAGCTATCTGGTCTAGAACGATCAAGGATGAGGATAACACGATAAAGCTTGCAACAAACGTGGTTTATGCCCATGGGGATGACATCTCATTTCTCATAGACAGTGGCCTTGGGAATAATTTCAGTGAGAAGTTTCAGAAGATATATAAAATAGAAAAAAGCAGCGATATACTCGATTACATAAAGAAGCACGGTGATCCGGATTCTGTCACGATGATCATAAACTCTCATCTGCACTTTGACCACGTTGGCCATAATAGTGATTTCAGAAACGCTTACACATACGCCCAGTCATTGGAGTTCAGGGATCTCAGGTACAGGAATGCCGTGACGAAGGCAAACTATACTATACGATACTCAGATTTAAAGCGAAAGATTGCGATCAGCGGATCCAGGAGGATCGGTAAGTACGTCACAGTAATAAAGACTGGCGGCCATACGCCAGGCCATCAGGTCATTCTCGTGAACACCGGCAGTACCAGACTCATGTACCTCGGCGATCTGGTTCCGTCGACCTTCCATCTCAAGCTGCCCTACAGGACAGCCATAGATATTGAGCCGCTGAAGACGGTTCAGATGAAGAAGATACTCATAAAGAAGGCTATAAGGGATGGCTACGTATGCGTTTTCAACCATGATCCGGAAACTCCTGCCGCTTTGCTTCACGGAGATTATGAGAATCCGACATTTGAAAAGGTTGAGATGTGA
- a CDS encoding helix-turn-helix domain-containing protein: MEMMPNIEELRKMRKNLGISQKDLAKVTGVSQSYIARLEKGTINPTYSKIKAIYEYLTKSSEKASTMVLTCDRIMTRNVVVCRSDESILNALNIMRDKGFSQLPVVNEENKVIGTIAENNINDMLLKGMSIDSLRGLTVRRVMSDVLPQVDRNTPVNIIYQLLKYSNAVLVIEAGNLVGIITKADILKTVAGMI; encoded by the coding sequence ATGGAAATGATGCCCAACATTGAAGAGCTCAGAAAGATGCGGAAGAATCTTGGGATAAGCCAGAAGGATCTGGCCAAGGTAACGGGCGTAAGTCAGTCATACATAGCGAGGCTGGAGAAGGGCACGATCAATCCGACATATTCTAAGATAAAGGCGATATACGAATACCTGACGAAGTCCAGTGAGAAGGCCAGCACCATGGTGCTGACGTGCGACAGGATAATGACCAGGAATGTTGTTGTATGCAGATCAGATGAGTCCATACTTAATGCACTCAACATAATGAGGGACAAGGGCTTTTCCCAGCTACCTGTCGTTAATGAGGAGAATAAGGTTATCGGTACGATAGCTGAGAACAACATAAACGACATGCTGCTGAAGGGCATGAGCATCGATTCACTCAGAGGGCTCACCGTAAGGAGAGTGATGAGCGATGTCCTGCCACAGGTTGACAGAAATACACCTGTAAATATAATCTACCAGCTTCTCAAATATTCAAATGCCGTTCTGGTGATAGAAGCTGGAAATCTTGTGGGCATAATTACGAAGGCAGACATTCTGAAGACCGTTGCAGGCATGATCTGA
- a CDS encoding CDP-2,3-bis-(O-geranylgeranyl)-sn-glycerol synthase translates to MNEIVSVVQSIILFIPALIANSGAVITGGHFIIDRGKKFIDGRRILGNGKTLSGYAGGIAIGTVTGFIIYLISTLFNYALGTYGTLAEAIIIPFIMATGSLTGDIAGSFVKRRIGIDRGGKGGLLDQWPFALMAFLFLYIFERPFFMYHYFYVTMIVILVIVPPIHRAVNIIGYKMHKKDVPW, encoded by the coding sequence TTGAATGAGATAGTATCCGTTGTGCAGTCCATCATACTGTTCATACCCGCGCTGATAGCCAATTCCGGTGCGGTTATCACGGGAGGGCATTTCATAATAGATAGAGGAAAAAAATTCATCGATGGCCGCAGGATACTCGGAAATGGCAAGACGTTGAGCGGATACGCAGGCGGCATTGCAATAGGCACGGTAACCGGCTTCATCATTTATCTGATATCTACATTATTCAATTATGCCCTGGGAACATACGGAACGTTGGCTGAGGCGATCATCATACCCTTCATAATGGCCACAGGATCCCTGACTGGCGATATAGCCGGTTCATTCGTGAAAAGGAGGATCGGCATAGATCGTGGCGGCAAGGGAGGCCTCCTAGATCAGTGGCCATTTGCCCTCATGGCCTTTCTCTTCCTATATATATTCGAAAGGCCGTTTTTTATGTATCATTACTTCTATGTGACCATGATAGTGATACTGGTTATTGTACCGCCGATACACCGGGCTGTCAATATAATAGGATACAAGATGCATAAGAAGGATGTGCCATGGTAA
- the pth2 gene encoding peptidyl-tRNA hydrolase Pth2 yields MVKKMVIAVRKDLDMGKGKIAAQVAHAAVTCAIRSMKINRDVFNEWYDEGQRKIVVKVNDLDEIMEIKRMADSMGIVNEIVQDRGYTQVEPGTITCIGLGPDEEEKLDKITGKYKLL; encoded by the coding sequence ATGGTAAAGAAAATGGTGATAGCAGTCAGAAAGGATCTGGACATGGGAAAGGGCAAGATCGCCGCTCAGGTTGCGCACGCAGCCGTCACATGTGCTATAAGATCCATGAAGATAAACAGGGACGTCTTCAACGAATGGTATGATGAAGGGCAGCGCAAGATAGTGGTAAAGGTAAACGATCTTGACGAAATAATGGAGATCAAGCGCATGGCAGATTCCATGGGCATAGTCAATGAAATTGTCCAGGATAGAGGTTATACCCAGGTTGAGCCCGGAACGATAACATGCATAGGCCTTGGGCCGGACGAAGAGGAAAAACTTGATAAGATAACAGGAAAATACAAGCTCTTATAA
- a CDS encoding phosphate signaling complex PhoU family protein, producing the protein MERVTRKVQVTGGSTYIISLPPEWIKRNNIGKGSEVSVIDQGSDLVVTAPENSEPEITKKITLPGSYTGKPLQRLLTSTYISGFDTLVVVSKDKMTAEMRDDIKRFAKVVMGIEVIEETSRSIVLQNVLNASTFPLQKAIRRMSLNVSTMIEDTIKAIQDEDDDLVENIILRDDEVDRYQWYIYREVKIRCRDDRSNVYILVLSRILERIADHAVNICQAIKNRKGIKGKEKMVENLAYSKDVYNQAMETFYSKNFGEIDGIINRKSEITSRKYELLKILSYDSVLSSVAEEISRIGLYGTDIAELAMDLIMSDKDEFSV; encoded by the coding sequence ATGGAACGTGTGACGAGAAAGGTGCAGGTAACAGGTGGATCAACGTACATTATATCGCTTCCACCGGAATGGATCAAGAGGAACAATATAGGCAAGGGCAGTGAGGTTTCTGTCATCGATCAGGGCAGCGATCTCGTAGTGACCGCTCCGGAAAACAGTGAACCCGAGATCACCAAAAAAATAACGCTTCCTGGATCATACACGGGAAAACCCCTGCAGAGGCTTCTCACTTCAACTTATATATCTGGATTTGACACGCTTGTCGTTGTCTCAAAGGATAAAATGACGGCGGAGATGAGAGACGATATAAAGCGCTTTGCCAAGGTAGTAATGGGAATAGAGGTTATCGAAGAAACATCCAGGAGCATAGTGCTCCAGAACGTGCTCAATGCCAGTACTTTTCCGCTTCAGAAGGCCATCAGGAGGATGTCTCTGAATGTATCCACGATGATAGAGGACACGATCAAGGCGATACAGGATGAAGATGATGATCTTGTCGAAAACATCATACTCAGGGACGATGAGGTTGACAGATATCAGTGGTACATATACCGTGAGGTCAAGATAAGGTGCAGGGACGACAGATCAAACGTCTACATACTTGTTCTTTCAAGGATACTGGAGAGAATAGCCGATCATGCTGTCAATATATGCCAGGCCATTAAAAACAGGAAGGGAATAAAGGGAAAAGAGAAGATGGTGGAGAACCTGGCATATTCAAAGGATGTCTACAACCAGGCTATGGAGACATTCTATTCAAAGAACTTCGGGGAGATAGACGGCATTATAAACAGGAAGAGCGAGATAACGTCAAGAAAGTACGAACTCCTTAAGATCCTCAGCTATGATTCGGTCCTCAGCTCCGTAGCCGAGGAGATCTCAAGGATCGGCCTTTACGGTACGGATATAGCAGAACTGGCCATGGATCTGATAATGTCCGATAAGGATGAATTCTCGGTCTGA